In Vibrio celticus, one genomic interval encodes:
- a CDS encoding DUF924 family protein, giving the protein MTVMYQDVLEFWFDELTPKDWFTGGAEIDTLIESRFSELHKAAIQGELFEWRQTAQGRLAEIIVLDQFSRNIGRNSPTAFSSDPMALALAQEAVAGGFDHQLNEQQKSFLYMPYMHSESLLVHEQAVELFSQTGLEHNLDFEFKHKVIIERFGRYPHRNEVLGRASTPEEIEFLQQPGSSF; this is encoded by the coding sequence ATGACGGTAATGTATCAGGATGTTCTAGAGTTTTGGTTCGATGAGTTGACGCCTAAAGATTGGTTCACTGGCGGCGCCGAGATTGACACTTTGATAGAGTCTCGATTTTCTGAATTGCATAAAGCAGCCATTCAAGGCGAGCTATTTGAGTGGCGCCAAACTGCGCAAGGGCGATTGGCTGAGATTATCGTACTTGATCAGTTTTCTCGAAATATAGGTAGAAACAGCCCGACAGCATTTTCTTCTGATCCGATGGCGTTGGCTCTAGCCCAAGAGGCGGTAGCGGGTGGTTTTGATCACCAGCTTAACGAGCAACAGAAAAGCTTCCTGTATATGCCTTATATGCACAGTGAATCTTTGTTAGTCCATGAACAAGCCGTGGAACTCTTTTCTCAAACGGGATTAGAACATAATTTGGATTTTGAGTTTAAGCACAAAGTTATCATTGAGCGATTTGGTCGCTACCCTCACCGTAATGAGGTGTTAGGGCGAGCTTCGACTCCTGAAGAAATTGAATTCTTGCAGCAACCGGGCTCAAGCTTTTAA
- the djlA gene encoding co-chaperone DjlA, with the protein MQIFGKILGAFFGFLFGGPLGLVFGLFLGHQFDKARRLNQSGFNSSGFGRGPSQAERQNEFFKSAFAVMGHVAKAKGQVTPEEIQLASTMMERMNLHGEQRKAAQDAFRDGKESDFPLSDVLERVKISSGGRFDLLQFFLELQVSAAFADGSLHPSERQVLHKIAQGLGFSAEQLERRLQMQEAAFRFQQQGGSFGGHQGHGQSSGWQQASQQNQLGDAYKVLGVSESADGKEVKKAYRKLMNEHHPDKLMAKGLPPEMMNVAKEKSQEIQNAYDLIKKVKGFK; encoded by the coding sequence ATGCAAATATTTGGCAAAATTTTGGGCGCGTTTTTTGGCTTTTTATTTGGAGGGCCACTCGGTTTAGTTTTTGGTCTGTTTTTAGGACACCAATTCGATAAAGCTCGCCGATTGAACCAATCAGGCTTCAATAGCTCTGGTTTTGGTCGAGGTCCAAGCCAAGCAGAAAGACAGAACGAGTTTTTTAAATCCGCTTTTGCGGTTATGGGGCACGTTGCTAAAGCGAAAGGGCAGGTAACGCCAGAAGAGATTCAACTCGCTTCTACCATGATGGAGCGTATGAACCTGCATGGCGAACAGCGCAAAGCTGCGCAAGATGCATTCCGTGACGGCAAAGAGAGCGACTTCCCTCTGAGCGACGTACTTGAGCGAGTGAAAATCTCATCGGGTGGTCGTTTTGATCTTCTGCAGTTCTTTTTAGAGCTTCAAGTATCCGCTGCATTTGCGGATGGAAGTTTGCACCCGAGTGAACGTCAAGTTCTGCATAAAATAGCGCAAGGGCTTGGGTTTTCGGCAGAACAACTAGAACGCCGCTTGCAGATGCAAGAAGCTGCGTTCCGTTTCCAACAGCAAGGTGGAAGCTTTGGTGGCCATCAAGGCCATGGGCAATCATCAGGTTGGCAACAGGCTTCGCAACAGAACCAGCTTGGCGACGCATATAAGGTTCTTGGTGTGAGTGAAAGTGCTGACGGTAAAGAGGTGAAGAAAGCCTACCGCAAGCTGATGAATGAACATCACCCAGATAAACTGATGGCGAAGGGCTTACCGCCTGAGATGATGAATGTCGCGAAAGAAAAATCGCAAGAAATTCAAAATGCTTATGACTTAATAAAGAAGGTCAAAGGTTTTAAGTAA
- the lptD gene encoding LPS assembly protein LptD, with the protein MQSFSRTLLAASISTALYVSTTQAETITDSSVQEMPSIDQCLIEPAAENETQLPAHVESDRLEAINGDKAIYSGDVVVTQGNKTILADNVTLHQQENIVVAEGNVNFSDGQIKSISDRATNNLNTDQIELENTQYQFLCEPGRGDAQYISRTGKAVYTMEDGSITSCPLGDKSWRLKASSIELDQDEEEATFYNPRFEILDVPVFYLPYLTVPVGDKRKTGFLYPTISYGSSDGFETEVPFYWNIAPNYDLLITTKYMAERGTQLNNEFRHLSDFGESNLKFEFLESDDKYPEQGSRWGGQFNFEGIYQQAWKFDIDYSKVSDVNYFSDVDSNIGNREDGQLLQSGQVTYRSLNWDASIAVRDFQVLTDGDNQAYRLMPQLTFNYYTPVIWDSVEVDMISHISQFDTDAKGKPTATRLHIEPGVKVPLSTTWGTWTTEARLLGTYYNQDLSGVDTSVSEYADLEESVSRVIPEFRSHAGIVLERDTTLMNGYTQTLEPQVQYLYVPEEEQNNIARYDTTLLQTDYYGLFRSRKYSGVDFIAAANQLSYGASSRFFDDEYKERLNISFGQIFYIDKETKQSSGSNDSTDKSNYSSWAVEVDFNYDDYLFYHGGVQYDIDSSEMQLANSTIEYRIDSNGFVQANYRYVTKEYIEDNVGETITNIDEITREGISQAGLVTGYQFTPKWYASAQYYHDVNENIAIEWLANLRYKDDCWYVGVTYSNELRSWTGNGYSDINADPVYENNFSVNFGIVGFGTSAGSGSNVSGFDSSGNSLEYGRPFFLNN; encoded by the coding sequence ATGCAATCTTTTTCCCGCACCTTGTTAGCCGCGTCTATAAGTACGGCGTTATACGTGTCGACAACTCAAGCTGAAACAATCACCGATAGTAGTGTGCAGGAAATGCCCTCTATAGATCAATGCTTGATCGAGCCCGCTGCAGAAAACGAGACACAGCTACCCGCTCATGTTGAGTCAGATCGCTTAGAAGCTATCAATGGTGACAAGGCAATATATTCAGGTGACGTAGTCGTTACGCAAGGGAACAAGACCATCCTTGCCGATAACGTAACCCTGCACCAACAAGAAAATATCGTTGTAGCTGAAGGCAACGTAAACTTTAGTGACGGTCAAATCAAATCTATCTCAGACAGAGCGACCAATAATCTAAATACCGATCAAATCGAACTAGAGAACACCCAATACCAGTTTCTTTGTGAACCAGGCCGAGGAGATGCCCAATATATATCTCGCACTGGCAAAGCGGTTTATACCATGGAAGACGGGTCTATCACATCCTGTCCACTTGGTGATAAATCATGGCGGTTAAAAGCCTCTAGTATTGAACTGGATCAAGATGAAGAAGAAGCAACATTCTACAATCCGCGCTTTGAAATTCTAGATGTTCCTGTTTTCTACCTGCCGTATCTCACCGTTCCAGTTGGTGATAAACGTAAAACTGGCTTTTTGTACCCAACGATTTCATACGGCTCTAGTGATGGTTTCGAAACCGAAGTGCCATTTTATTGGAATATAGCACCAAACTACGATCTACTTATCACAACTAAATATATGGCAGAACGTGGAACACAACTGAATAACGAGTTCCGTCATTTAAGTGATTTTGGTGAAAGTAACTTAAAGTTCGAGTTCCTAGAAAGTGATGATAAATATCCAGAACAAGGCAGTCGTTGGGGCGGGCAGTTCAACTTTGAAGGGATCTATCAACAAGCATGGAAGTTTGACATCGACTATTCAAAGGTTAGTGATGTTAATTATTTTTCAGATGTAGATTCAAATATCGGTAACCGTGAAGATGGTCAGCTTTTACAATCAGGACAAGTTACTTACCGATCTCTAAACTGGGATGCATCCATCGCAGTTCGTGACTTCCAAGTACTTACCGATGGAGATAACCAAGCCTATCGTTTAATGCCACAGCTAACGTTCAACTATTACACTCCTGTTATATGGGACTCTGTAGAAGTTGATATGATTAGCCACATATCTCAATTTGATACAGATGCAAAAGGAAAACCGACAGCAACACGTTTGCATATAGAGCCAGGGGTAAAAGTTCCATTAAGTACGACTTGGGGAACATGGACGACCGAAGCTCGGCTACTTGGGACATACTACAACCAAGATCTGAGTGGTGTAGATACATCGGTATCAGAGTATGCTGATTTAGAAGAAAGTGTTAGCAGAGTTATACCCGAATTTAGAAGTCACGCCGGTATTGTACTTGAGCGCGACACTACATTAATGAACGGGTACACTCAAACTCTTGAACCACAAGTTCAATACCTTTACGTTCCCGAAGAAGAACAAAATAACATTGCTCGCTACGATACTACTCTTTTACAGACAGATTATTACGGCTTATTTAGAAGTAGGAAATACAGTGGGGTTGATTTTATAGCGGCTGCAAATCAGCTAAGCTATGGTGCATCTTCTCGCTTCTTTGATGACGAGTACAAAGAACGTCTTAATATTTCTTTCGGTCAAATTTTTTATATCGATAAAGAAACAAAACAATCATCTGGCAGTAACGATTCAACAGATAAATCTAATTATTCATCCTGGGCAGTTGAGGTCGACTTTAATTACGATGACTACCTTTTTTACCATGGTGGCGTTCAATACGATATCGACTCATCAGAAATGCAACTAGCCAATAGTACAATTGAATATCGAATAGACAGTAACGGTTTTGTTCAAGCAAACTACCGCTACGTCACCAAAGAGTACATTGAAGACAATGTCGGTGAGACCATTACTAATATAGATGAAATAACACGTGAAGGTATCTCACAAGCAGGTTTAGTCACAGGCTACCAGTTCACTCCAAAATGGTACGCGAGCGCTCAGTACTATCATGATGTAAATGAAAACATCGCTATCGAGTGGTTAGCAAACCTACGCTACAAAGATGACTGCTGGTATGTAGGAGTTACCTACAGCAACGAACTCCGAAGCTGGACTGGTAATGGCTACTCA